The DNA sequence GTCATTGTGGCCAGTTTTTCTGGCAATTGTATGCCTTAATATAAGTGTTTAAacagcaattctttttttttcttcttttttattttggccATAGTGGTTTCCTAAGACCTAAGTAGCATACTTAGCAAAACAACTTTATAATATCCCTCAGCATTTCTAATGAAGTTTTGAATTAAGAGCAAGATTGAGATACTTGCATTATCCCAAAAGTTACATAAATGTTCAAATGCTTAAATtctttgaaaattcttttttttttttttttttttgtatagtttCATCTGTTAGTTTGTCTTCTGGGCTAGATTCACAAAATCATTAATAAGTGTGCTTACCTATCAGGCTGTCAATTCTGATAAAGAATATTTGTTCTAAACCAGTAGATCTGAGTAGAAAAACCTTCCCAAGTTGCCTTTGTTTAACGAATGGCCATATCAGATTGTCATGCCTTTTGCATTAGCAAGGAAATGACTATGAAGAAGTAATCTCCCATTTAACAGAAGAAAGTTAGGAGTCAGATGTTTTAAAAGTTTCTaaaactcatttctttttatAACAGGCAATACAAAATATACAAACATCTTAGTAagcttttaaaatgacttttccttGTAGTTTTCAAAGCACAGATGCAGTAACAGGGGATGCTTTTTTGCCATTCACTTGCTTCAGGAACATATAATTTGAAAGCAATCCTGTAGCATAATGCAGCAAGTTTGTTTTGCAGTCCCCTTTGGTATGACTTCCTTAaagtaaacatttttaattttagtttcagAGATTGGTAACAGTGTTaggcaaatttaaaataaaactacaagACCATTAAAAAATAGCACAAttttaaaacactgcaaaaagttTTAAATGCTTCCTTAGGTGTGTACATAGCATAGCTATTTCTTATTTTGACATTTCTTTCTCATGTGGGCCACTTGTTTTGCTGTTGGAAAATGATTAGGGAGCAAACTTTGTGATTAGAAGAGATAATAGAAcacattgttttgtttttgttttgtttttttcccccaagttatACCTTGCCAGGAGATGGGAAACTTGCTCTCTAATAAAAGCTTAGCATACATTCCCCTTTCTGTTGTTGCCATTGTTGGTGAAATAGGGGTTTTCTTAGTGGTGTATATAGCTAGATTTtcatacttatttatttatttagatgatCTAGTAAGAAATTAGGTGTTCATTTACAACAGCTAGAGCACCATAGCTGACATTGTGCCAGTGGGCTTCTCTGCTGATTCCTTGAGGTAGAAGGATCATCCACACTTACCAACTAAGTGTGAGCTAATGCCCTGCAATACCCTAGCATGTTTCTTGGGGTGATTAGTGAGTGGAAGGGGTTAACTCTGGTTTATGGGCAACAAAACAAAGTATTAACTACCCAATTTGATAATCTGAAGTTCCACTGTGCCAACAAaagaattgcttctttttttctcataagAGTTGTTACTATTGTTTTCATTAAGAACAGAATTCAACCTGGATATCACATGGTTAAACTGTTGGACAGTGGCTTTACCTGGTAGTTTACAATGTCTCTACTCTAAACTCATTGGAAAACCTGGGCAGGCAAATGCAGCTGACTTAAGATTTGACTGTATGCTGGGATATAATGCTTAACTGAATGTGAAATGTTGTGGGATAGTTAATGATCACAGTTTGTCATGGTGCACTGCCTCCTGGCATTGCATTGTGTCATCTGGTTAATCCTTGATTTCAAGTGCCTAATGAGTATATAAACACCATGGATATGTGGCAAATGGGAGCCTCAAAGGTCTTCCATACAGATTCTGAACTGGTTGATACTTAGGAAGCGAAGAAGTTTCAGGGAAGGAGTGGTTCAGGTGAAACaaggtgctgctgctgactgTTTAGGATAAAAGGTTGGCTTCTGCAAGGGTGAACTATGCTAGTATTATGATGTTTTCAATCTTTACTGAAGGGTTGTCAAGCATAAGTGAGAATTATCTAAATTTGTGTTCCTCTTGACCTTCTGATGTAACCTCAGGGTCTTCTGTAGAATGTGTACAAGGTAACTTTCATCAAGATCTAGCTGTTTGAAATTGGTCTTAAGCTTCTACTAACCTCAACTAACTACATAGGTAAAGTTATTTGCTTGTGAGACTGAAGGTGTGTTACTAGACAGAACATACACAGCTCTTATAAATTATACTTTGCCTTTAAGACTTGCAAAATCTAATGTATTAAAAAGAAGGTATTTAGCTAGACTATGCCTAGATGTTTATCTAGTCCAGGCAAGGTCTATATCTAAAGTCACAAAATGTTTGGGGTTAGTTTATAACCCTTAACTCCACTGTCACCTCGACTGCTCGTCTTTGCTAGGAGAAAAATGTAAGATCATTATAATCTAAATGGCCCATGTCATGGTGTTTAGTGATTCATAGTGTTGCTAGTTGTGAATAATGGATTTCAGTTCATAATGCACTGTGTGTTCCCCGTCTTTTTCACCTGACATATGTTAAAATCCCTTTCCAAATGAGAAAGAGAGCTGTTTATTGCCCATAGGTGTACAAACTTTTTGGCAGTCACTTTGCCAGGTACAATGGATATCTTATCAATGTATGGTAACTGAAATTTATTTGCTTAGCTGAAATACTCATTTTGCTTATGTTCCATTAATTACTGAACTATTGATATGATAGTTCTGATTTTTGCTGTCCCTTAGTTTTTTTTTGTACTGACACTTGTGGGTTTCAGTTTAACAGTTTATTTTGGAATTTGCAGTGCAAACCTTACACTAATTGCGTTGGTAAATGTTTAATACTTCAATCTGTATGAAGTAAGCAAACATGAATAAAGAACTTGCAAAGATTAAGCATGTTTATATTCCAAGATGTTGTTAGGAGTATGTAAACAAATATAGTAGATGGTGTCTGTAGGTAAATGCATGGTGTCATAATCAGTAGTCTGACATAGCCGTTGCCTTTTCTCATCTGCAGGTGTGTGTTGTTTCAGCGCAGCATGGCTGTGGTCATCCGCTTGCAAGGTCTCCCGATTGTGGCGGGGACCATGGACATTCGCCACTTCTTCTCTGGATTGACCATTCCTGATGGGGGCGTGCATATTGTAGGGGGTGAACTGGGTGAGGCTTTCATCGTTTTTGCCACTGATGAAGATGCAAGGCTTGGTATGATGCGCACAGGTGGTACAATTAAAGGGTCAAAAGTAACACTATTGCTGAGCagtaaaactgaaatgcagaacATGATAGAACTCAGTCGTAGGCGTTTTGAAACTGCCAATCTAGATATGCCACCAGCAAATGCTAGCAGGTCGGGACCACCACCTAGTTCTGGAATGAGTGGAAGGGTAAACTTACCTACTACTGTACCTAACTTTAATAATCCTTCTCCTAGTGTAGTAACTGCTTCTACTACTGTGCATGAAAGCAATAAAAACATATCCACATTTTCTACTGCCAGTATGGGGACTGCACCTCCAAATCTTGGGAGTACCTTTGGTAGCCCAACATTTAGCTCAACTATACCTAGTACAGCATCCCCAATGAACACAGTACCTCCTCCACCAATCCCTCCTATCCCAGCTATGCCATCTTTGCCACCAATGCCTTCTATTCCCCCAATACCTGTTCCACCTCCTGTACCCACGCTGCCTCCTGTTCCTCCAGTTCCCCCAATACCCCCTGTGCCCCCGGTGCCCCCAATGACACCTATGCCTCCCATGTCAGGAATGCCTCCTTTGAATCCTCCACCCGTAGCACCTTTACCCACTGGAATGAATGGGTCTGGAGCAGCAGTGAATATGAACAGCGGCTTGAATCCATTGTTTATGGGTCCCATGAATCCTGTAAATCCTATCCAGATGAATTCTCAAAGTAGTGTCAAACCACTTCCTATCAATCCAGATGACTTGTATGTCAGCGTTCATGGAATGCCCTTTTCTGCAACAGAATCCGATGTGAAAGACTTTTTCCTTGGGCTCCGTGTGGATGCAGTCCATATGTTGAAGGATCATGTAGGTCGAAATAATGGAAATGGACTAGTTaagtttttttctcctcaagaTACCTTTGAAGCACTGAAGCGAAACAGAATGCTGATGATTCAGCGCTATGTTGAAGTTAGTCCTGCAACAGAGAGACAGTGGGTGGCTGCTGGAGGCCACATAACTTTCAAGCAAACCATGGGTCCCTCTGGGCAATCGCACCCTCCTCCACAGCCTCATTCTAGGTCCAAATCTCCTAGTGGACAGAAAAGGTCACGGTCAAGATCTCCCCATGAGCAGGGTTTCTGTGTTTATTTGAAAGGTCTTCCCTTTGAATCGGAGAACAAACatgtaatagatttttttaaaaagctcgaTATAGTTGAAGACAGCATCTATATAGCTTATGGACCTAATGGGAAGGCAATTGGAGAGGGTTTTGTTGAGTTCAGGAATGAAGCTGATTACAAAGCAGCTTTGTGTCATCATAAGCAGTATATAGGGAATCGTTTTATTCAAGTTCATCCTATTACTAAAAAGGCGATGTTAGAAAAGATAGACATGATTCGTAAAAGATTGCAGAACTTCAACTATGACCAGAGAGAAATCATGATGAATGCTGAGGTAGAACCAGGC is a window from the Apteryx mantelli isolate bAptMan1 chromosome 18, bAptMan1.hap1, whole genome shotgun sequence genome containing:
- the LOC106499928 gene encoding RNA-binding protein 12 isoform X1, with protein sequence MAVVIRLQGLPIVAGTMDIRHFFSGLTIPDGGVHIVGGELGEAFIVFATDEDARLGMMRTGGTIKGSKVTLLLSSKTEMQNMIELSRRRFETANLDMPPANASRSGPPPSSGMSGRVNLPTTVPNFNNPSPSVVTASTTVHESNKNISTFSTASMGTAPPNLGSTFGSPTFSSTIPSTASPMNTVPPPPIPPIPAMPSLPPMPSIPPIPVPPPVPTLPPVPPVPPIPPVPPVPPMTPMPPMSGMPPLNPPPVAPLPTGMNGSGAAVNMNSGLNPLFMGPMNPVNPIQMNSQSSVKPLPINPDDLYVSVHGMPFSATESDVKDFFLGLRVDAVHMLKDHVGRNNGNGLVKFFSPQDTFEALKRNRMLMIQRYVEVSPATERQWVAAGGHITFKQTMGPSGQSHPPPQPHSRSKSPSGQKRSRSRSPHEQGFCVYLKGLPFESENKHVIDFFKKLDIVEDSIYIAYGPNGKAIGEGFVEFRNEADYKAALCHHKQYIGNRFIQVHPITKKAMLEKIDMIRKRLQNFNYDQREIMMNAEVEPGSPKLCAHISNIPYNITKMEILQFLEGLAVEENSVQILVDNNGQGLGQALVQFKTEDDARKAERLHRKKLNGRDVVLRLITVEEMREIERNPPSQGKKILKMPMQGNATVPGAPSTGGDEHAFLGGSSKDANNGPPFNFPGNFSASNTFGPPLPPPGIGGFGDSRPGIPSVASSGLPGAAIEVPGFAGGPGNLSGPSGFGGGPQSFGNGPGNLSGPPNFGGGPPGIASGLGHLSGPPGFGPGPGNIHISGPPGFGTGSGKPGPTVIKVQNMPFTVSVDEILDFFYGYQVIPGSVCLKYNEKGMPTGEAMVAFESRDEAMAAVVDLNDRPIGSRKVKLVLG